A window from Montipora capricornis isolate CH-2021 chromosome 7, ASM3666992v2, whole genome shotgun sequence encodes these proteins:
- the LOC138057574 gene encoding adenosine receptor A2b-like, protein MASNISREGRSCFLHLPDPSFHLVSERYLVNLVTAIINIVSSPFGVVSNLLIMVSILSNSRLRTPSNLFISCLALSDVLVGLSVQPGYIAFRLMENQLRSVPCFVRVAYTNAFYICCGVSFMTLTSISYERFVAVRLHTRYNETFSSRRVLKYVSAIWVFNILLTCLQWAGSGISKISRGTHLLVWFCCLLTAIIANIRIMLFLHRYRHQVRSINVVSQSIQHRRAISRTKTICMIVGVYFLLNVPVLFVTIYHQILEQDIKSYNHYSWAETAAFLNSCTNPLICYWKNRHICQSVKSILRKLSCC, encoded by the coding sequence ATGGCCAGCAATATCTCACGTGAAGGCAGATCTTGCTTCCTTCATCTTCCTGATCCATCCTTTCATCTTGTTTCGGAACGTTATTTGGTGAACCTTGTAACAGCCATCATAAATATTGTTTCTTCGCCATTTGGTGTCGTTTCAAACCTTTTGATAATGGTTTCCATTTTAAGCAACTCGCGTCTTCGAACTCCATCAAATCTCTTCATATCTTGCCTTGCGCTCTCTGATGTATTAGTTGGTCTTTCAGTTCAGCCGGGATATATTGCCTTTAGACTCATGGAAAACCAGCTTCGTTCAGTTCCATGCTTTGTAAGAGTCGCGTACACTAATGCGTTCTACATTTGCTGTGGAGTTTCTTTCATGACTCTGACATCCATTTCATACGAGCGATTTGTAGCCGTTCGGCTACATACAAGATACAATGAGACTTTTTCGTCACGAAGAGTGCTGAAGTATGTGTCCGCCATCTGGGTCTTCAACATCCTCTTAACTTGCCTACAATGGGCAGGATCCGGAATTAGTAAAATATCAAGAGGGACACATTTGCTTGTGTGGTTTTGCTGCCTTCTGACTGCCATCATTGCAAACATAAGAATCATGTTATTTTTACATCGGTACCGACACCAAGTGAGGTCTATCAACGTAGTTTCACAAAGCATCCAACACAGGAGAGCAATCAGTCGGACAAAAACCATTTGCATGATTGTTGGAGTTTATTTCCTGTTAAACGTTCCAGTTTTGTTTGTAACAATTTATCACCAGATTTTAGAACAAGACATCAAAAGTTACAACCATTATAGCTGGGCGGAGACTGCTGCTTTTCTGAATTCATGTACAAATCCACTTATTTGTTATTGGAAAAACCGTCACATATGTCAAAGTGTGAAGTCAATATTGAGGAAGTTGAGCTGTTGCTAA
- the LOC138058108 gene encoding adenosine receptor A2b-like, which translates to MASNISREGRSCFLYLPDPSFHVVSERYLVNLVTAIINIVSSPFAVVSNLLIMVSILSNSRLRTPSNLFISCLALSDVLVGLSVQPGYIAFRLMENQLRSVPCFVRVTYSNAFYICCGVSFMTLTSISYERFVAVRLYTRYNETFSSQRVLKYVSAIWVFNILLTCLQWAGINKISRGTHLLVWFCCLLASIIANIRIMLFLRRYRHQVRSINVVSQSIQHRRAISRTKTICMIVGIYFLLNFPVLFVTIYHQILEQDIKSYNHYSWAETAAFLNSCTNPLICYWKNRHMRQSVKSILRKLSCC; encoded by the coding sequence ATGGCCAGCAATATCTCACGTGAAGGCAGATCTTGCTTCCTTTATCTTCCTGATCCATCCTTTCATGTTGTTTCGGAACGTTATTTGGTGAACCTTGTAACAGCCATCATAAATATTGTTTCTTCGCCATTTGCTGTCGTTTCAAACCTTTTGATAATGGTTTCCATTTTAAGCAACTCGCGTCTTCGAACTCCATCAAATCTTTTTATATCTTGCCTTGCGCTCTCTGATGTATTAGTTGGTCTTTCAGTTCAGCCGGGATATATTGCCTTTAGACTCATGGAAAACCAGCTTCGTTCAGTTCCATGCTTTGTAAGAGTCACTTACTCTAATGCGTTCTACATTTGCTGTGGAGTTTCTTTCATGACTCTGACATCCATTTCATACGAGCGATTTGTAGCCGTTCGGCTATATACAAGATACAATGAGACTTTTTCATCACAAAGAGTGCTGAAGTATGTGTCCGCCATCTGGGTCTTCAACATCCTCTTAACTTGCCTACAATGGGCAGGAATTAATAAAATATCCAGAGGGACACATTTGCTTGTGTGGTTTTGCTGCCTTCTGGCTTCCATCATTGCAAACATAAGAATCATGTTATTTTTACGTCGGTACCGACACCAAGTGAGGTCTATCAACGTAGTTTCACAAAGCATCCAACACAGGAGAGCAATCAGTCGGACAAAAACCATTTGCATGATTGTTGGAATTTATTTCCTGTTAAACTTTCCAGTTTTGTTTGTTACAATTTATCACCAGATTTTAGAACAAGACATCAAAAGTTACAACCATTATAGCTGGGCAGAGACTGCTGCTTTTCTGAATTCATGTACAAATCCACTTATTTGTTATTGGAAAAATCGTCACATGCGTCAAAGTGTGAAGTCAATATTGAGGAAGTTGAGCTGTTGCTAA